A stretch of the Ornithodoros turicata isolate Travis chromosome 4, ASM3712646v1, whole genome shotgun sequence genome encodes the following:
- the LOC135391470 gene encoding uncharacterized protein LOC135391470 isoform X2 — protein MRDTSNAEDDVEPSVTKLKERSSIWKYFRRATRSSAECDACKFVLQTPTGTTTPLVNQLKRHPALLKEYNDAKASQRDQPTLKDLLRGTEPLPAKKRCALNSKLTAMVALNLQPYSIVEDRGFRELMSEAVPSYRLPCRSTLKGLILDELNAHATWSELEGELIDFEQSANNVAATSSQVWNAFDNLANSDEVFEPEREVEGYANDVLLKRDLSPCQWWQTTGRFSYPHLAQLCYRYLAIPATSVPSERAFSAAGAVVCARRERLLPEHVEQLVFLHNNL, from the coding sequence ATGCGAGACACGTCCAACGCTGAGGATGACGTCGAACCCTCTGTTACGAAGCTCAAAGAACGCAGCAGCATCTGGAAGTACTTTCGCCGAGCTACGCGTTCATCGGCGGAGTGTGATGCATGCAAGTTCGTATTGCAAACGCCGACAGGCACAACGACGCCTCTCGTAAACCAACTTAAGCGTCATCCTGCCCTTTTGAAGGAGTATAACGACGCAAAGGCATCCCAAAGAGATCAGCCTACGCTCAAAGACTTGCTACGTGGTACGGAGCCTCTGCCGGCGAAGAAGAGATGCGCTCTCAACAGCAAGCTCACAGCAATGGTGGCGCTTAACCTTCAGCCGTACAGTATTGTGGAGGACCGTGGATTCAGAGAACTGATGTCGGAGGCCGTCCCAAGTTACCGCTTGCCGTGCAGATCTACGCTGAAAGGACTTATATTGGACGAACTAAACGCCCATGCCACATGGTCTGAACTAGAAGGTGAGCTCATCGACTTCGAGCAAAGTGCAAACAATGTTGCAGCCACCTCATCACAGGTGTGGAATGCATTTGACAACTTGGCAAACTCAGACGAAGTGTTTGAACCAGAAAGAGAAGTTGAAGGATATGCAAATGATGTGCTGTTGAAGAGGGACTTGAGTCCCTGTCAGTGGTGGCAGACGACAGGTCGATTCAGCTACCCACACCTTGCACAACTTTGCTATCGTTACTTGGCGATCCCAGCTACCTCCGTTCCAAGTGAGAGGGCATTCTCTGCTGCTGGGGCTGTGGTGTGTGCACGAAGGGAACGTCTGTTGCCTGAGCACGTGGAACAGCTCGTCTTTCTTCATAATAATTTGTGA
- the LOC135391470 gene encoding uncharacterized protein LOC135391470 isoform X1, whose product MNAVCFACFTFQVQDMRDTSNAEDDVEPSVTKLKERSSIWKYFRRATRSSAECDACKFVLQTPTGTTTPLVNQLKRHPALLKEYNDAKASQRDQPTLKDLLRGTEPLPAKKRCALNSKLTAMVALNLQPYSIVEDRGFRELMSEAVPSYRLPCRSTLKGLILDELNAHATWSELEGELIDFEQSANNVAATSSQVWNAFDNLANSDEVFEPEREVEGYANDVLLKRDLSPCQWWQTTGRFSYPHLAQLCYRYLAIPATSVPSERAFSAAGAVVCARRERLLPEHVEQLVFLHNNL is encoded by the coding sequence ATGAACGCAGTTTGTTTCGCCTGTTTCACCTTTCAAGTTCAAGACATGCGAGACACGTCCAACGCTGAGGATGACGTCGAACCCTCTGTTACGAAGCTCAAAGAACGCAGCAGCATCTGGAAGTACTTTCGCCGAGCTACGCGTTCATCGGCGGAGTGTGATGCATGCAAGTTCGTATTGCAAACGCCGACAGGCACAACGACGCCTCTCGTAAACCAACTTAAGCGTCATCCTGCCCTTTTGAAGGAGTATAACGACGCAAAGGCATCCCAAAGAGATCAGCCTACGCTCAAAGACTTGCTACGTGGTACGGAGCCTCTGCCGGCGAAGAAGAGATGCGCTCTCAACAGCAAGCTCACAGCAATGGTGGCGCTTAACCTTCAGCCGTACAGTATTGTGGAGGACCGTGGATTCAGAGAACTGATGTCGGAGGCCGTCCCAAGTTACCGCTTGCCGTGCAGATCTACGCTGAAAGGACTTATATTGGACGAACTAAACGCCCATGCCACATGGTCTGAACTAGAAGGTGAGCTCATCGACTTCGAGCAAAGTGCAAACAATGTTGCAGCCACCTCATCACAGGTGTGGAATGCATTTGACAACTTGGCAAACTCAGACGAAGTGTTTGAACCAGAAAGAGAAGTTGAAGGATATGCAAATGATGTGCTGTTGAAGAGGGACTTGAGTCCCTGTCAGTGGTGGCAGACGACAGGTCGATTCAGCTACCCACACCTTGCACAACTTTGCTATCGTTACTTGGCGATCCCAGCTACCTCCGTTCCAAGTGAGAGGGCATTCTCTGCTGCTGGGGCTGTGGTGTGTGCACGAAGGGAACGTCTGTTGCCTGAGCACGTGGAACAGCTCGTCTTTCTTCATAATAATTTGTGA